A region of the Micropterus dolomieu isolate WLL.071019.BEF.003 ecotype Adirondacks linkage group LG10, ASM2129224v1, whole genome shotgun sequence genome:
GGGCTTCCTGCTGCCACCCTTCTCAAGGATTCTCTGTGACTCTACCAGTGGCCTCTTAACTGCCATGTCAATATTTATTTGGCTTTGTTCTGATGCCTTCGTAAAAGGCTGATTGCCACCACACACATGGccttttagaattttttttgtttttttgtcaaatttagTTACTTCACAGAGGATGTTAGCTGTGCAGCTTCTGTAtatgtacattttgaaaaaggGATTGAACGTTGACGAGGGGTCAAACCAAGGTTGCCTTGAGACTAGACTCCAGGAATGGTCATCTTGGCTTTTTTCATCATTGTTTTAAACTGTACTTGTAATTACTGCTATTACATTTGTAtacactgtattttaatttttgttgcTTGACTTTTGTTCATTGTATTAAAATTTCATGATTTTATTTGCTGTAGGTATAAAGGGGCTTTGATTCTAGAAAAGCAAACTAATAAAGTGTTTACACAAATGTTTTCCATGGATTTTTAATTTGTTGGCACCATCTTTTGAAGGGATTAcaccagaggttttcaaagtgaggCGGGCCTCCAcaggggggctccaaactgtttcaggggaggctcagtgaatggaagtgaaataacattacattatttatcaaaaggagatctcACAGAATAACCTGTGGGGTTTGGTTaaagagttcagagatacagtagttttggggaaCTCCCATGTTATCAGTCAGAAACTAAATGATCTAGCTAGCACatatctttgttttattttttttaatgtacagtTGCAGGGAAGAGTATGTGAACCATTTgaaattacctggatttctgcataatttGGTCATAAAGTGTGGTCTGATCTTCTAAGTCAACAACTTGCCAACAAAATGCAGGATAAACGTAGGATgatgaggttttgatgttggtgtgctgtgCCGTTTTCCTCCACACagggttgtgtgttccttccaaGCAACTTAACATAGCTTTCATCTGTCCAGAGAATATTTTGCAAGTAGAACATCCAGGTGCTCTTTTGCAAACTTCCGACgtgcagcagtgtttttttgtttgttttttggacaGCAGTGGCTTCCTCCGTGGTGTCCTCCCAACTCTGTTCTTGTTTagtgtttgacattttttgtttgtcagttttgGCAAAGTTTTCAACAAAGATGTTGGAATGTTCCAGAGATTTCTCTTAATTCTTCAGCTGACACTGTAGAACTCGTGGTTCACATTAGGCAATGCTTCGTGAGAATAGCaaaattgaaaatgtgtgttttttttatagggcagggcagctctaaccaCCACCTCCAATCTCATGTCATTGATTGGACTCCAGGTTGGCTAACTCCAATTAACATTTGGAGAAGTCATATGCCTAGGGGTTCATACTTTTTCctccctgcactgtgaatgtttacatggTGTGTTCAATCAAAACATATAATAGGGGTCATGCACAACCAACTTCTGCATTCTGGAAAACGGGTCGCATCACTTCTGGTTATGGCGCTGTTTTACACGAGATGCTGTGAAGAATTACCAAAGATGAGCATATCAAATGTGAGCCAATTTTGATCAAATTTAACCACATTTTCATAGGTTTTACACCTGTTACtctaaaaatgataaaaaaagatgtttttggAGCATACACAGGTCACAGATCTAAGAGGAAAGCCGAGATCAACTGTTGCAATGGTACGACTTTGTTATTTGTGTCCAGGAGGATAAGTTGGTACAGCGTATCCATGTTGACCCGAAGGTAACAGCAGTCATCAGAGAGAGTGGACCAGTTTTACTTGATGCAGaagtacctgtctgtctccaaaAGATTTCGCTGATTGATGCAACTCTGTGATTGTTAAAGAGGAGATTTGTTCATAGGTACTGTATATTTTGCAGTGaggcggtggttagcactgttgcctcacagcaagaaggtcgcggcttcaaaccctggttgccccggcctttctgtgtggagtttgcatgttctccccttgtctgcgtgggttctctccgggtgctccggcttcctcccaccgtccaaagacatgcggactaggttaattggtgaccctaaattgtccttaggtgtgagtctaagcgtgagtggttgtctgtctatgtgtggccctgcaatggactggcgacctgtccagggtgtaccccgccttgcgcctgatgccagctgggattggctccagcgccCCGCGACAccgtacgcaggataagtggttgacaatgaatagatggatggatattttgcAGTGAATataaagagaaaaatgttttcttcagAAAGATTTTTGATTTGTCAATGACAAACAATTAAAGCATTTCATATACAACTTCATCTCAACATCTCATAGTGACtgtatacactgctcaaaaaaataaagggaacactaaaataacacatcctagatctgaatgagtgaaataatctcattaaatcctcctttctttacatagttgaatgtgctgacaacaaaatcacacaaaaattatcaatggaaatcaaatctatcaacccatggagggtTTACTGTGAGCTGTGATCAATGATTGATGCTgcggcatttgcaaagaaaaatgccgcAAGACCAGGCAAAAATGTGGTTCCAAGCAACTGCGGCTGCCGGACTCGGCccctgcagccgccttgctcctgcaaagttttaatgtaatgtgacatggtgacgttttgcagcatCGGCGATAGTTGGACAACATTTCTAACCAACCCAGTAaaatctttctttaaaaaatataaactgaATGTTGAAACTGAGTgttctttaaagctgcacaggAAAATGTTTCCAACTTATTTTGGAACTGTTGTCACACTGAGAAATTCTGGTCAGACATGTTGGAGTTCATTCAGACTCATTTCGgatatttctttttgttttaaggaTGTTTTCTTTGGTCTTTTTGATTTCAGGGAGGATAAAAAAGGACTATATTTCATAACAAATCTGTTTTTCTTACTTGCcaaataccatatccacaaatgtaaatttactgGTTCCAAACCATTGTTCCTTGTCTTTATGAACTAGATGCATAACATGGACTCCATAAAATATTCAGAAAACTGCAACGCTCAAAGGACTGTAGAACTATATTCAACACTTGTGACCTCATGGAAGTGTCTGATATTGGAACTCGAGAACTCAAGTTAGTGCTTTAACCTGGGCTTTTTAGTCAGAAAGCCTTAATGAATGTTAAATTATTTGTGTACCCCTGGAGAATGAAATATTGTATGTCTTTATATGTTGTGTCTTTATATGTTGCAGATATATGCTGACATTTTCAATAaagtcaatttaaaaaaaaacatttctaaccAGCCACTGCGACCATTATTTCATAATAAATCTTATGTTGTTTCTGGCAAAATTTCATATACACAAATGcaaatttacaaacaaaaaaactctaTTTATAGTCTTTGACAAAGAAATTGAACTTTTAGAACAATTCGTCTTCTCTTTAAACAAAAAGGCTCTTAAGGTATTTAATATCTGTCGCCTACTCACTTGAAGGTCTTTCTGTGatactctttttttctgttattttattttattgttgctaGCTATATGTACCTCTGTATCTCTTATGTGTTGAAGGCCTATGTATTCTTGTATGTTGTCTTGTTAATActtttaaagagagagagaaaaaagcatttctaaccagcatgccttattttaagtaatagtctgagctgcaggcgactgtaggggcggggtataaaaacaccgccgtcaagtcggacacactTTACTTGCGTGAGCGTGTGGTATTAAGTAAAGTATGCTCTATGTATCCTTATCATTGGAAATGCCTactgaaatatacaaaaatTTTTATAAAATTCTATTAAATTTCATATGGaggaataaatgtaattatttagaaaaatgtatcctatgtaacacaaaaagaaatggaGGTCTGGAGGACTTAAGTTTTGAAACATTAAACAAtactttcaaaattaaatgaCTAACTAAgttaattaaagaaaaagataaTATTTGGAACACCTTccctaaaaatgtatttaatttaatgagcggaattgaatttgtattaaaatgtgaCTATAAAATCGGTTAACTACCTGTAAAGTTATCAAATTTTCATAAACAAGCTCTGCTGGGCAGCTGGAAGTTAATTTTACAAGCATAATTTTTCACCAACTACATTTGGAACAACAAGAATATTcaatataacaataaatcaCTAATTATGAGACATAGGTTGCCAATGGTATTGAATTATGTAGGACCAATTAAAACATTAAGAACAAGAAGGCAATCAAGAATAACTATGTGTACTTTTGGACAGTTGATATATTATTTTGAATCCACtctactattttatttattttgctacctcctgcttttgtttttatttatgtatttttctctttttatacaTATACCCctaattgttttgtgtttataatttcaataaacatctgaattttttattttttaatttaagcaggctgtgtttttcctgctcttcttcttctttatagAATTGTATTGGCGGTTACAATTCCATGAAGAAAAACAACTAATTGGTGCtttaccgccaccaactggtaTGTGGATCTTAAATCTAATCTTAAATCAAAGTTTATTCTTTCCATTAGGAGATTTTAGATCAGTTGCCTTCTTTTTTCCTCATATTTCTGACAGTGTATGACATATTCTATTGGCTCTTGTTGCCCACAGTAATCACAACCACCTGTGTTATGTTTACCTATAAAGTGCTGTTTAATCCAGTGTGTCCAAATAATACACTCTTTAGCTCTGTAAGCAGTTGCCTGCTCCGTGGTGAAGACAGAGGCCCTGTGTTAAAAGAAACTTTAGCCTCTCCGGGATATTCTAGTAGGCTACAGATTTGACAGCTCTaggtatacaggtgctggtcatataatagaatatcatcaaaaagttgatttatttcagtaattccattcaaaaagtgaaacttggatattatattcattcattacacacagactgatatatttcaaatgtttatttcatttaattgtgatgattaaaactgagaactaatgaaaatcccaaattcagtatctctgaaaattagaatattacttaagaccaatacaaaaaaggatttttagaaatgttggccaactgaaaagtatgaacatgaaaggtatgagcatgtacagcactcaatacttagttggggctccttttgcctgaattactgcagcaatgcggcgtggcatggagtccatcagtctgtggcactgctcaggtgttatgagagcccaggttgctctgatagtggccttcagctcttctgcattgttgggtctggcgtatcgcatcttcctcttcacaataccccatagattttctatagggttaaggtcaggcgagtttgctggccaattaagaacagggataccatggtccttaaaccaggtactggcagctttggcactgtgtgcaggagCCAAGtgctgttggaaaatgaaatctgcatctccataaagttggtcagcagcaggaagcatgaagtgctctaaaacttcctggtagacggctgcgttgaccttggaNNNNNNNNNNNNNNNNNNNNNNNNNNNNNNNNNNNNNNNNNNNNNNNNNNNNNNNNNNNNNNNNNNNNNNNNNNNNNNNNNNNNNNNNNNNNNNNNNNNNcgacagctgaaacccatgtcttgcatacgtctgtgcgtggtggttcttgaagcactgactccagctgcagtccactctttgtgaatctcccccacatttttaatgggttttgtttcacaatcctctccaggatgcggttatccctattgcttggacacttttttctaccacatcttttccttcccttcgcctctctattaatgtgcttggacacagagctctgtgaacagccagcctctttatcaatgaccttttgtgtcttgccctccttgtgcaaggtgacaatggtcgtcttttggacagctgtcaagtcagcagtcttccccatgattgtgtagcctacaaaactagactgagagaccatttaaaggcctttgcaggtgttttgagttaattagctgattagagtgtggcaccaggtgtcttcaatattgaaccttttcacaatattctaattttctgagatcctgatttgggggttttcattagttgtcagttataatcatcaatattaaaaggaatgaacacttgaaatatatcagtctgtgtggaatgaatgtataaattatacaagtttcactttttgaatggaattactgaaataaatcaactttttgatgatattctacttatatgaccagcacctgtagttgTATTTGATCTGAACCTGAGTTACCTTTAACTTTCCCCTCAATTGCCGAATAGGATGTTGGATAGGCGAGGCCATACTGTCGGGAGCAACGGAGAATATAATCGAGCAAACCCTTTTCTAGTTGCTGACGTTGTTAGCGAGCGAAGCCTGTGATTGGAGTTTAGAGGAAAGCGGCGTGGCTAAAGGAGGAAGTAGTTGTAGCTGCGTCAACGTGAACAGATCATACAGCATTTGTGGGAAATTTTGCAATAAGTCTTTCATTATACTGTGTCTGCACGTGTAAGAAACATGGCCTGTTTCTTCAGAAGAAGTATTGCAGAAAAGGTAACGAGGCTGAAAGTCTTGAAGGATGACACTGTGAGCTAATGCTAAGTTAGCAGCATGCCTTGACCCTGGAGGAAGTGAAAATAATAGGGAGGCAGGACTGACTTGCACATAACGGTTTACCTATGCACTATAAACTTACCTCACACTtgtgtgcatttaaatgttgtaGTGTTTTTTGGTTTGTAGCTGGGTAGGACGCTGCAGCAGTCTGAGGATGCCTTCATACCAGCCCTGTCAGCAGTCCCAGTTTTTAAGAAACAGTTAAGTGTGACTGTGTCTAACATTAATTCTGTTTGAGTTGTACATTGCATCTCATGCTGGTCTGTTAAATTGTCCTGAACCTTGTACTCCTCAGTGCTGGTGCTGACTTCAAATTGTCAATCAGCGCATTACGAAGCAGTGAGATTTTACCATCCGGTGGTGACATTCAGCTGCAGACACAAGACTTGGCCACTCAGGTATGAGTGTATATTCATCTTGGAGGAAGCTAAAGGCTAAAACAGATCAGACATGTCGACGTGCTTTTCACCACGCTGTTGTAATCTCACAAATAGTTTAGTAATTTTATGACACAACATATTGAGCACAATttctttacttttgtttttttgtgacaaggcaaagaaacaacaaatgaagGCTCATgtttcattacatttgtttgGGAGTCAGCTTTTATCCAAGGCAATTAACATTTTTCCGCATGCACATATATTGGCAGCAGTTTGGGGTTCAATGTTTAGTTCTGGGACACTTCGGCATGTGGTCTCCAACCAGCTCTACCAGCTGAGCTACAGCCATCCTGGTAATCTTGATTCCTTGTAACTTAAACTTCAGTTTCCATAAAACCAAGTGTTTCAGTATCAGCGTATTAAGAGGATACTTACTTAATagatttgaatgtgtttttgtaactTATAAAACAGACTTCTATAATGACCTTCCTTTTGGTGTTCTTCAGAAGATTGTGGGGGTAATTGCTGCTCAGTCAGAAAGCTGCAGCCACACTCGTAACAGGGACTTCAAAACGAGAGCATATCACTGCACAGCTGTCCTTAAATTACTTAATGGGCTTCCACAATGCACCAGAATCAAATTTAAAGTTGTCTTACATGTCTATAGAGCTCTGAATGCTCAAACACATGTCAGAGTTTGAattgtgtatgaatgtgtatgtaaTATAAACTCTTCTTTGCCGTTTCACCTGCAACCAAAATCACAAAGTTGACTGAATATTCCTCTCACTTTATTTTCGTAGCTGCACTGTAAGTTCATTCTGCTTAACGCATATCCTTGTATTTTACTTGAAATCTGTCGAAGAAATATTGTGGCCTTAGcctagaacaacaaatctgtctgatgtttagactccaatgctacgtcatattggaatctatcaCTATCCATgtgttgtactctaatctgtggaccAGTGAGTtattgtaaacattcttgtaacactcaaccttgtaagattcccagagaacaccgatatctgctagcctgacacttgagctactgtctctaccttATCAGTCTAACTGTCGCCTCCCTAACAAGGATagttacatgtgagaaataactagagctggaaggtcagtgagCACTTGTGGAGTCAGCTAAGGACTCCAAGCTTGACCTGTCTttcctttccctgttacatcaattaagcccCCTAAGAAATATCTCCAACAAAACCTGCTTTGTATTTTCCAGTTGAAACAGGACAGTGTGGTGGAAGACATATCTGCGGGATGTGGTGTGATCAACTTTAAAGTTAATCGCAAACTTCTTGTCCAGGTTTGTCAGTTGGCTTACCTACTGTGGTGAAAACAACTCTTCTTGACTGCATCTCCTGCGATTATAATCTGCTACATctgttttagaaaatgttgGAGCCATTTggaaaggaggaggatgagaaaTTTGGCTTAAAAAGTGAACTTTTCAATAATCTCAAGAGAGGAACAACATTAGTGGAGTTTAGGTATGTTAGACAAGTTTTTGCATATCTTTTTTAACACTACAGGTTATGTCTTCCCCTTATAGActgtgaatgaatgtattttcaTGTTGCAGCTCTCCAAATATTGCCAAAAAATTCCATGCTGGACACTTGAGATCTACAATTATTGGTGAGTTTTGGATTTTGAGTTAATTTATTCAGTACCTGAAGCTAAAACAGTTATATTGATGAATATGCATGTGAGACACTGTGAAATAGATCCTGATCATGAAACAGATCATGATAAATGGCACAAAGAAAAATGAAGGGAACCTTATcaaaaatgcatgtaaatttTAACATTAGACgataaatatcaatatcaaaaaTCCTTTATCGGTTTACTGTAAACTTACGTTTTGAATTTATTGTAAAGTCAGTCAACtggactaaaaaaaaaatcatctccCTCTCCAGGTAACTTCATCGCTAACCTAAAGCAGTCCCTTGGAAACAATGTTATTCGAATGAACTACCTCGGAGACTGGGGTATGCAGTTTGGTGAGTAAATTACACTCAGCAGGTGTCCTCTGCACTCAAAGTCCCAATTCTAGTGACAAAACAAGTTTTCCCTCTTGGATTTCAGGTTTGCTAGGAGCTGCGTTTGGCCAATTCGGATGTCAGGAGAAACTGAAACAGAATCCCTTACAGCATTTGTTTGATGTGAGTTTggataaagacagacagacacacactaatCCTAATCACAGAGAGCCGCAGTGGCTATAATTTATTTAAGGAACTATTCGGCAAGTGGAATGAGTGTGTTTTCAAAAAATGGTGTTAGTTGTTTGCTTAAAAAATTTGGCTGACGTGTCAGGTGAACTGCCACCCCACCACCATCAACCCACTCCTGTTTTCGTGTCACATGGTGTAAATGCTGTTAAAAAAAGGGCGTTTCTTTAACATTACCATGCCGGTTTGTTAGTATTTGGCATTCTTGTCTTGCAGGTTTATGTTAAAGTGAACAAGGAAGCAGAACACAATGAGGATATGAAACAGGCTGCCAGAGACTTCTTTAGACAACTGGAGCAGCATGAGAGCGAGGCTGTGTCGTTATGGCAGCAGTTCAGAGAGATTACAGTGGACGAGTATCAGCGCGTTTACAAGGTGCAACCAGCCGGACTGAATTACAGCATGACTCCTAAACTCTGAAATATCAGTAGGAGAAATATACTCAACTGTTATAATGAATGAttcatttaaaatcttttcaGCGGTTAGGGGTCCGCTTTGATATTTACTCCGGGGAGTCCTTCCACCACGATCAAGCCCAGGAGGtggtgcagcagctgcagagccGAGGCCTGTTGAAAACCTCTGAGTATGTAATGGATTTTAACCAAGAACCCTTTAACTAGTAGGCCAGCTATGTGCTCCCAGTCGGTTTATTTGGGTTTCCACTAAAGTGCCACTATTTGTACTTACTTTACTATAATTGGACTATAACTTAATgagtaatgttaatgttttgttgGCTGTCACTGATTTTGTATGTGCGTGTTTTGATGTATCGGGTGTTGAAAGTATTGGCAGAccatgtatgtatttattattattacgaTTTTGAAAATGGGGCAGTTAATATACGATTTTTCTTGTCCCTGATCCTTTCTGACTAATGAATTCGCTTTCGTTTGTTACACACcacattatatattttgtgttatCAGCTGATTTTAGCATATGTCAGATAAATCCTTATCCTTAGCGTATGTGTTGcagcctttttatatacagtctatggctgcAGCACAGAAATACCAAAGATATGTTTCAGGTAGTTTAGAAACTGTGTCCCTCTACAGTTTGCGCACCAGGGAGCAGTGACAAATAAATTTTTTCAAATGGAAAATTTCAGTTGTAGAGAATTTGGATAAGTATGTGAAGAAGTGTGAGTTTTCCAGTGTTTGCCTACTTACATTATCCATacttaaattgtaaaataattttacaggTGTAAAAATAACTGAATGAATGCCCTTTTTTTGCAGTTGAGATCGAtgcattataaaataaatggcaGCCGATCCTGAGCTCACATGGATCTCATGGTTACTGCTGTATTTACAGGAGAGGAACAGGTGTAGTGGATCTTTCCCCTGCTGGAGACATGAGCAGTGTCTGTACGGTGCTCCGCAGTGACGGCACAACGCTCTACATCACCAGGTCAGGAGCTGTGGAAGTGGTCaattaaaatactaaaacaattaaaatgtttaattttgcaACCGTGCTGTCTTGCCCTGGAGAAAATACTGAAGCGACCCACTGGTTCATAGTTTATATGATGTCATAgaagtttgtttaaaaagcCCATTCTGAAAGAACACTAAAcatatacaataaaaatgtatttatcaaATGATAACTGTTATACATAAATCATGACTTTTGAAAGTGGAAGTCACGATAATAGATTAATTTTCATTTCCTGCTTTTCAGAGATCTTGCTGCAGCCATCGATCGAACAGAAAAGTACCATTTTGATGAGATGATTTACGTGGTAAGGAAACTGGTGCACTCAAGCTCCTCTAcatctatttttaaaaaatgttacattgcTGTCCTTTTAAGACATGTTGAAATAAGACATGACTTATTTACTCTACAACACGAGCTACAGTAGTGAAAGACATGGAATTAGCATTGCAGTCATAAGTGAGTACATAATGGTGCTTCACTTATCGTCAAcattatacactgctcaaaaaaataaagggaacacttaaacaacacaatgtaactccaagtcaatcactatcctgtgaaatcaaactgtccacttaggaagcaacactgattgacaatcaatttcacatgctgttgtgcaaatggaatagacaacaggtggaaattataggcaattaggaAGACACCCCCagtaaaggagtggttctgcaggtggtgaccacagaccacttctcagttcctatgcttcctggctgatgttttggtcacttctgaatgctggcggtgctttcactctagtggtagcatgagacggagtctacaacccacacaagtagCTCAGGTattgcagctcatccaggatggcacatcaatgcgagctgtggcaagaaggcttgctgtgtctgtcagcgtagtgtccagagcatggaggcgcaaCCAGGAGtgaggccagtacatcaggagacgtggaggaggccgtaggagggcaacaacccagcagcaggaccactacctccacctttgtgcaaggaggagcaggaggagcactgccagagccctgcaaaatgacctccagcaggccacaaatatgcatgtgtctgctcaaatggtcagaaacagactccatgagggtggtatgagggcccgacgtccacaggtgggggttgtgcttacagcccaacaccgtgcaggacgtttggcatttgccagagaacaccaagattggcaaattcaccACTGGCGctctgtgctcttcacagatgaaagcaggttcacactgagcacatgtgacagacgtgacagagtctggagacgccgtggagaacgttctgctgcctgcaacatcctccagcatgaccggtttggcggtgggtcagtaatggtgtggggtggcatttctttggggggccgcacagccctccatgtgcttgccagaggtagcctgactgccattaggtaccgagatgagatcctcagacgccctgtgagaccatatgctggtgcggttggccctgggttcctcctaatgcaaaataatgctagacctcatgtggctggagtgtgtcagcagttcctgcaagaggaaggcattgatgctatggaccggcctgcccgttccccagacctgaatccaattgagcacatctgggacatcatgtctcgctccatccaccaacgccacgttgcaccacagactgtccaggagttggcggatgctttagtccaggtctgggaggaNNNNNNNNNNNNNNNNNNNNNNNNNNNNNNNNNNNNNNNNNNNNNNNNNNNNNNNNNNNNNNNNNNNNNNNNNNNNNNNNNNNNNNNNNNNNNNNNNNNNcgttcccatagtgtcgtaaccgacgcagttcgagttccctcgaaggggaacgtctcgggttacgtatgtaaccctggttccccgagaaggggaacgagagactgcgtcggcccgccgcacctctctccccgcctgaagcgcctgcttcatagtttaagctaatgatgagtgtgtacaggtgggctttatactcctccggttattccgtcacaccgtaccattctagcaacaagccaataggattggagtgatttcattcacgttcagacctgcttcgcctagaggcgttcccatagtgtcgtaaccgacgcagtctctcgttcctcttctcggggaaccagggttacatacgtaacccgagacggcTTGTGCTCCCCAGATCAATACGTGAAAAACTGTTCCAGTTATAAGTTAACAACTATTTGTgaaaaacgctaaaaacaggaagtgatatATGTCATATGTTAGGTTTGGAACGGCCGATCGACAGCAAACTTGGAGCACTTATGTGGCATGGCCCCCTGAGAGCCTCTGCAAAGGATTGTGCAGCTGGCCCCTAGGTGGTGCTATTTAA
Encoded here:
- the rars2 gene encoding probable arginine--tRNA ligase, mitochondrial, which translates into the protein MACFFRRSIAEKLGRTLQQSEDAFIPALSAVPVFKKHAGADFKLSISALRSSEILPSGGDIQLQTQDLATQLKQDSVVEDISAGCGVINFKVNRKLLVQKMLEPFGKEEDEKFGLKSELFNNLKRGTTLVEFSSPNIAKKFHAGHLRSTIIGNFIANLKQSLGNNVIRMNYLGDWGMQFGLLGAAFGQFGCQEKLKQNPLQHLFDVYVKVNKEAEHNEDMKQAARDFFRQLEQHESEAVSLWQQFREITVDEYQRVYKRLGVRFDIYSGESFHHDQAQEVVQQLQSRGLLKTSERGTGVVDLSPAGDMSSVCTVLRSDGTTLYITRDLAAAIDRTEKYHFDEMIYVTDKSQANHFHQLFQILLAMGHSWADRCQHVPFGLVRGMKTRSGDVVFLEDVLEEARARMLHNMSQSKTTKEMEDPEDTAEKVGIGALIVQDFKGPLQSDYTFDWDRMLQAQGDTGVFLQYSHARLCSLIRRNEGLEAGIFDSSLLLEETSITILQHLLCYDEVLYRSAQDLQPKHLVNFLLKLCHLIASAHRELPVKGSSEDVAQARLRLFSGACSVLANGMRILGITPVDKM